The Apium graveolens cultivar Ventura chromosome 11, ASM990537v1, whole genome shotgun sequence genome has a window encoding:
- the LOC141697296 gene encoding ABC transporter C family member 2-like: MQKLTKEGLLRTDKRIGLMNEILAAMDTVKCYAWESTFQSKVQNVRGEELAWFWKAQLLGACNRVILNSIPIIVIVVSFGLFSLLGGDLTPAKAFTSLSLFAVLRFPLFMLPNIITQRLEELLLAEERILLPNPPPEPGLPAVSIKNGSFSWESKSEELTLSDIDLDIPQGTLVAIVGSTGEGKTSLVSAMLGELPPLGDTNVVIRGKVAYVPQVSWIFNATVRQNILFGSAFDPTRYSKAIDVTALRHDLDLLPGSDLTEIGERGINISGGQKQRVSMARAVYSDSDVYIFDDPLSALDAHVARQVFEKCIKEELRGKTRVLVTNQLHFLSQVDRVILVHEGKVKEEGTFEELSNNGQLFQKLMENAGKLEEYVEDNEKGLNIDNKISKPIVNGETNEVPQDASQTKKNEGKSILIKQEERETGVVSWKVLDRYKNALGGWWVVMILLMCYVLTEVLRVMSSTWLSVWTDASSPKRYGPGFYNLIYSLLSLGQVLVTLANSFGIILSSLYASRKLHEAMLNSILRVPMVFFHTNPLGRIINRFAKDLGDIDRNVGPFVNMFLGQVSQLISTFVLIGILSTMSLWAILPLLLLFYAAYLYFQSTAREVKRLDSITRSPVYAQFGEALNGLSSIRAYKAYDRMAKINADSMDNNIRFTLVNMSGNRWLAIRLETLGGVMIWLTATFAVVQNGRAANQEAFASTMGLLLSYALNITSLLTAVLRLASLAENSLNAVERVGTYIELSPEGPSIIENNRPPPGWPTSGSITFKDVVLRYRPELPPVLHGLSFSISPTDKVGIVGRTGAGKSSMLNALFRIVELEKGRILIDDYDVSKFGLTDLRKVLGIIPQAPILFSGTVRFNLDPFDEHNDADLWESLERAHLKDVISRNSLGLDTEVSEAGENFSVGQRQLLSLARALLRRSKVLVLDEATAAVDVRTDALIQKTIREEFKFCTMLIIAHRLNTIIDCNQILLLDAGQVLECDTPKALLLNEQSSFSKMVESTGPANAQYLRSLVQSVKGENILGADETKQLDGQRKLLASSRWAAAAQFAVAVNLSSSQNDLMQLELLENDDNILKKTKDAVITLQAVLEGKHDKVIEETLDQYNVPRDGWWSALYSMVEGLSLMSRLGRNRLQHSTNDFGDNTINWDQIEM, translated from the exons ATGCAGAAATTGACCAAGGAAGGACTGCTACGTACTGACAAAAGAATCGGCCTCATGAATGAAATTCTGGCTGCCATGGACACTGTGAA ATGTTATGCATGGGAAAGTACCTTCCAATCTAAAGTTCAAAATGTTCGTGGTGAGGAGCTGGCATGGTTTTGGAAAGCACAACTACTTGGGGCG TGCAACAGGGTTATTCTGAACAGTATTCCCATTATCGTCATTGTGGTGTCATTTGGATTGTTTTCTTTACTTGGAGGAGACTTAACACCTGCAAAGGCATTTACATCACTTTCATTGTTTGCAGTCTTGCGTTTTCCACTATTCATGCTTCCAAATATAATAACACAG CGACTGGAGGAACTTCTCTTGGCTGAGGAAAGAATTCTCTTGCCAAACCCACCTCCAGAACCAGGACTTCCTGCAGTCTCAATCAAGAATGGTTCATTTTCTTGGGAGTCAAAG TCAGAGGAGCTGACGCTGTCGGATATTGATTTGGATATACCGCAAGGTACTCTTGTCGCAATTGTTGGTAGTACTGGAGAAGGAAAGACATCACTTGTTTCAGCGATGCTTGGAGAGCTTCCGCCACTTGGAGATACAAATGTTGTTATTAGAGGAAAAGTTGCATATGTTCCCCAAGTATCATGGATCTTCAATGCTACA GTACGGCAGAACATTTTGTTTGGATCTGCATTTGATCCTACAAGGTATTCAAAGGCAATAGATGTGACTGCATTGCGGCATGACCTTGACTTGCTTCCT GGGAGTGATCTTACTGAGATTGGCGAAAGAGGGATTAATATTAGTGGAGGGCAAAAGCAACGAGTATCGATGGCTAGGGCTGTATATTCCGATTCAGATGTTTATATTTTTGACGACCCTTTAAGTGCTCTGGATGCTCATGTGGCTCGACAG GTTTTTGAAAAATGCATCAAGGAAGAACTGAGAGGGAAAACAAGAGTTCTTGTCACAAACCAACTACATTTTCTTTCACAAGTAGACAGAGTCATTCTAGTGCATGAAGGAAAGGTGAAAGAGGAAGGAACTTTTGAGGAACTGTCGAACAATGGACAACTGTTCCAAAAGCTAATGGAAAATGCCGGGAAGCTGGAAGAATATGTGGAAGATAATGAAAAAGGCTTGAACATCGAtaataaaatttcaaaacctATTGTAAATGGTGAAACAAACGAGGTTCCTCAGGATGCAAGCCAGACAAAGAAAAATGAAGGAAAATCTATACTTATCAAACAAGAAGAACGGGAAACAGGAGTAGTCAGTTGGAAAGTTTTGGATAG GTATAAAAATGCATTAGGAGGGTGGTGGGTAGTTATGATACTCTTAATGTGCTATGTCCTAACAGAAGTTTTGCGAGTTATGAGTAGCACATGGTTAAGTGTTTGGACAGATGCAAGTAGCCCGAAGAGATATGGACCTGGCTTCTATAATTTGATATATTCACTTCTGTCGCTTGGTCAG GTTTTGGTGACATTGGCAAATTCATTTGGGATAATCTTATCAAGCCTTTATGCATCCCGAAAGTTGCATGAAGCTATGCTCAACTCTATTCTAAGAGTGCCAATGGTCTTCTTCCATACCAACCCACTTGGACGCATTATCAATAGGTTTGCGAAGGATCTAGGTGATATTGACCGCAATGTTGGGCCTTTTGTGAATATGTTTTTGGGTCAAGTGTCCCAGCTCATTTCAACTTTTGTGTTAATTGGGATACTAAGCACTATGTCATTGTGGGCTATATTGCCACTTCTACTCTTGTTCTATGCGGCCTATCTATATTTTCAG AGTACAGCGCGTGAAGTGAAGCGCTTAGATTCTATTACCAGATCTCCTGTTTATGCCCAGTTTGGAGAAGCATTAAATGGCTTGTCATCTATTCGTGCATATAAAGCCTATGATCGGATGGCCAAGATTAACGCAGACTCCATGGACAATAATATTAGGTTTACTCTTGTGAACATGAGTGGAAATCGTTGGTTGGCCATTCGCTTGGAAACTTTAGGGGGAGTAATGATTTGGCTTACTGCAACATTTGCTGTTGTGCAGAATGGAAGGGCAGCAAACCAGGAGGCTTTCGCCTCTACAATGGGTCTGCTTCTCAGTTATGCATTAAATATTACAAGCTTATTGACTGCTGTACTGAGACTTGCAAGTCTAGCTGAGAATAGTTTAAATGCTGTTGAGCGTGTCGGCACATATATAGAGCTGTCTCCAGAGGGTCCATCTATTATTGAAAACAACCGCCCCCCTCCTGGATGGCCTACCTCGGGATCAATCACATTTAAGGATGTTGTTCTACGTTATAGGCCTGAACTTCCTCCAGTATTGCATGGATTGTCCTTCTCAATTTCTCCAACTGACAAGGTTGGGATAGTAGGAAGGACAGGAGCAGGAAAATCCAGCATGCTTAATGCTTTATTTCGAATTGTTGAACTGGAAAAGGGAAGAATTTTGATTGATGATTATGATGTTTCAAAATTCGGATTGACAGATCTTCGTAAGGTTCTTGGTATTATACCACAGGCGCCAATCCTATTTTCAG GAACCGTGAGATTCAATCTTGATCCCTTCGATGAACACAATGATGCTGATTTATGGGAATCGCTAGAGAGGGCACATTTGAAGGATGTCATCAGCAGGAATTCCTTGGGGCTGGACACAGAG GTATCGGAGGCAGGGGAGAATTTCAGTGTTGGGCAGAGACAACTACTAAGTCTTGCTCGTGCATTGCTTCGTAGATCAAAGGTTCTTGTTCTTGATGAAGCAACAGCTGCTGTTGATGTTAGGACTGATGCACTAATCCAAAAAACCATTCGTGAAGAATTCAAATTTTGCACGATGCTCATTATTGCTCATCGACTAAATACAATTATTGATTGCAATCAAATTCTTTTGCTAGATGCGGGTCAG GTCCTGGAGTGTGATACCCCTAAAGCACTACTTCTTAATGAACAAAGCTCTTTCTCCAAGATGGTTGAAAGCACAGGGCCCGCAAATGCTCAATACTTGCGCAGTTTAGTACAAAGCGTGAAAGGTGAGAACATATTAGGAGCAGATGAAACCAAGCAACTAGATGGGCAAAGGAAGTTGCTAGCCTCATCACGTTGGGCTGCTGCTGCACAGTTTGCTGTAGCTGTTAACCTATCTTCATCACAGAATGACCTCATGCAGTTGGAACTTCTAGAAAATGATGATAATATTCTCAAGAAAACAAAGGATGCAGTTATAACTCTTCAAGCAGTCCTTGAAGGGAAGCATGACAAAGTTATTGAAGAGACTCTTGATCAGTACAACGTCCCCAGAGATGGATGGTGGTCAGCTCTCTACAGTATGGTTGAAG GTCTTTCATTGATGAGTAGGTTAGGTCGAAACAGACTTCAACATTCAACGAACGATTTCGGAGACAACACTATTAATTGGGACCAGATTGAGATGTAG